Sequence from the Amycolatopsis sp. NBC_00345 genome:
ATTCGGGCATCGCGCTGGCGACCGCGGCCGACGGCGCCGCGCTCACCAAGGAGTGTTTCGGCGACCGCGTCGCGTGGGTGGACTGGCGGCGGCCCGGGTTCCAGCTCGGGCTGGACATCGCGGCGGTCAAGGCGGCGAACCCGCAGGCGATCGGCGTGATCCTCGGCGGGCACGGCATCACCGCGTGGGGCGCGACTTCCGAAGAGTGCCAACGGAATTCGCTGGAGATCATCCACACCGCGGAGAAGTTCCTCGACGACCGGGGCCAGGCCGAGCCGTTCGGCGCCGTCGTGCCCGGGTTCGAGGCACTGTCCGAAAAGGACCGCCTGGCCCGGGCGGCCGCGCTCGCGCCGGTGGTGCGCGGGCTGGCGTCGACCGACCAGCGCCAGGTCGGGCACTACACCGGCGCCGACGTGGTGCTGGAGTTCCTGGCGCGGGAGAAGCTCGCGCCGCTGGCCGCGCTCGGCACCTCGTGCCCGGACCACTTCCTGCGCACCAAGGTCCGGCCGCTGGTGGTCGACCTGCCCGCGACGGCGCCGCTGGAGGACGTCGTCGCGCGGCTGAAGGAGCTGCACGCCGGGTACCGCACGGAGTACCGCGCCTACTACGAGCGGCACGCGACGCCGGACAGCCCGGCGATGCGCGGCGCCGACCCGGCGATCGTGCTGGTGCCGGGCGTCGGCATGTTCTCCTTCGGCAAGGACAAGCAGACCGCGCGCGTCGCGGGGGAGTTCTACGTCAACGCCATCAACGTGATGCGCGGCGCCGAGGCGGTGTCGACGTACGCGCCGATCGCGGAGAGCGAGAAGTTCCGGATCGAGTACTGGGCGCTGGAAGAGGCGAAGCTGCGGCGGATGCCGAAGCCGAAGCCGCTGGCCGGGCGGATCGCGCTGGTCACCGGGGCGGGTTCGGGGATCGGCAAGGCGATCGCCGAGCGGCTCGCGGCCGAGGGCGCGTGCGTCGCGATCGCGGACCTGAACGCGGACGCGGCGGCCGAGGCGGCCCAGGGCATCGGCGGGCCGGACAAGGCCGTCGCGGTGACCGCGGACGTCACCGAGGCGAGCGCCGTCCAGGCGGCGGTGGACGCCACCGTGCTCGCGTTCGGCGGGATCGACCTGGTGGTGAACAACGCCGGGCTGTCGATCTCGAAGCCGCTGCTGGAGACCACCGAACGCGACTGGGACCTGCAGCACGACGTGATGGCCAAGGGCTCGTTCCTGGTCTCGCAGGCCGCGGCGAAGGCGATGGTCGCGCAGGGCATCGGCGGCGACATCGTGTACATCTCGTCGAAGAACTCGGTGTTCGCGGGCCCGAACAACGTCGCCTACGGGGCCGCGAAGGCCGATCAGGCGCACCAGGTCCGGCTGCTCGCGGCCGAGCTGGGCGGGCACGGCATCCGGGTCAACGGCGTGAACCCCGACGGCGTGGTCCGCGGCTCCGGCATCTTCGCCGGCGGCTGGGGCGCGCAGCGGGCCGCGGTGTACGGCGTGCCGGAGGAGAAGCTCGGCGAGTTCTACGCCCAGCGCACCATCCTCAAGCGCGAGGTGCTGCCCGAGCACGTGGCCGCGGCGGTTTTCGCGCTCACCGGGGGGGATCTGACCCACACCACCGGGCTGCACGTGCCCGTGGACGCCGGCGTGGCGGCCGCGTTCCTGCGCTGAGACACCGCTGAGGCACCGCTGAGGCACTGACAATCGAGACTGGAGAGGACACCATGGCCGGCACCCTCGACCGGATCACCCCGCGCCGCACCCGCGTCGGCCTGGTGGCCGGCGGCCTCGGCGCGTACTGGCCGCAGTTCCCGGAGCTGCTGCCGCAGCTGCGGGCCTCGGCCCGGCGGGTCGCCGATCGTCTGTCCGATCTGGACTGTGAAGTGGTGGACGTCGGCTTCGTCTCCGACGCCCAGGAAGGCGCGGCCGCCGCGGAGCAGCTGCGGGTGGCCGACTGCGACCTGATCATCGGGTTCCTCACCACGTACCTGACCTCGAGCATGCTGGCGCCGATCGCGCAGCGCAGCGGCTCGCCCGTGCTGCTGCTGAACCTGCAGCCGACCGAGGCGATGGACCACGCGAGCTTCGACACCGGCGCGTGGCTGGCTTACTGCGGCGCCTGCCCGTTGCCGGAGATGGCGAACACCTTCCGCCGCGTCGGCGTGGAATTCCGTTCGGTGTCGGGGTACCTGGAGGACGAGCGGGCCTGGACGCGGATCGGGCGGTGGGTCAAGGCGGCGGGCGTGCGCGCGGCGTTCCGGCACGGGCGTCACGGCCTGCTGGGCCACCTGTACCCGGGCATGATGGACGTCTCGACCGACCCCACGCTCGTCTCGGCGCAGCTCGGCGGGCACGTCGAGATCCTGGAGATCGACGACCTGCGCGTGCGCGTCGAGAAGGTCACCGAGGCCGAGACGAGCGCGCGGATGGCGCTCGCGCGCGAAGTGTTCACTGTGGACGAGTCCGTAGTGGACGAAGATTTCGACTGGGGCGCCAAGGTGTCCGTGGCGCTGGACCGGCTGGTGGCGGACTTCGGACTGGACTCGCTGGCCTACTACCACCGCGGCCTCGACGGTGAGACGCACGAGCGGGTCGGTGCCGGGTTCATCCTCGGCGCGTCGCTGCTCACCGCGCGCGGCATCCCGGCGGTGGGTGAGTACGAGCTGCGCACGTCGCTCGCGATGCTGCTGATGGACCGGCTCGGCGCGGGCGGCTCGTTCACCGAGCTGCAGGCGCTCAACTTCCGCGACAACGTGGTGGAGATGGGCCACGACGGCCCCGCGCACCTGGCGATCAGCGCGAGCCGCCCGTTGCTGCGCGGGCTCGGGGTGTACCACGGCAAACGCGGCTGGGGCGTCTCCGTCGAGTTCGACGTGCGGCACGGGCCGGTGACGTTGTGCGGCCTCGCGCAGGGGCGTGACGGCACGTTCTCGCTTGTCGCGTCGGAGGGCGAGGTCGTGCCCGGCCCGCTGCTGCGGATCGGGAACACCACCTCGCGCGTCGACTTCGGCTGCGACCCGGGGGAGTGGGCCGACGCGTGGTCGGCCAGCGGCATCGCGCACCACTGGGCGCTCGGCACCGGGCACCGCGTCGGCGAGCTGACCGCGGTGGCCGACCTGCTGGGACTGGACCTGACCGTGGTGCGGGTGTGAAACGTCTGGCGGCCGTCGACCTCGGCGCGTCCAGCGGGCGGGTGATGGCCGGTTCGGTCGGGCCGGGGCACCTGGCGATCGAGGAGGTGCGGCGCTTCCCGAACGGCGCCGTGCGCGCGGCCGGGACGCTGTACTGGGATGTGCTCGGCCTCCACCGCGAAATCCTCGCCGGCCTCGGCCAAGCGCACCGCGACGGGCCGCTGTCGGGCATCGGCATCGACTCGTGGGCGGTGGACTACGGGCTGCTCGACGCGCGCGGGAACTTGCTGGGCAACCCCGTGCACTACCGCGACGCGCGCACCGAAGGCGTGCTGGAGCGGGTCGTGCGGACGGTGCCGGAGCGGGAGCTGTTCGACGTCACCGGCTTGCAGCAGCTGCCGTTCAACACGCTGTACCAGCTGGTGTCCGAAGGGGACCGGCTGGACACCGCGTCGACCATGCTGCTGATCCCGGACCTGCTGGCCTACTGGCTGACCGGGCAGGCCGGGGCCGAGCGCACCAACGCTTCCACCACGCAGCTCTACGACGTGCGGGCGCGGGCCTGGGCCGTCGAGCTGGCCGAGCGGGCCGGCGTCCCGGCCCGGCTGCTGCCGCCGTTGCGCGAGCCGGGGGAGCGGATCGGCACGCTGCTGCCGGACCTGGCCGAGGAGCTGGCGCTGCCGGAGCTGCCGGTGGTCGCGGTCGGCTCGCACGACACCGCGTCGGCCGTGGTCGCGGTGCCGGCCGAGCCCGGCGCGAACTTCGCCTACATCTCTTCGGGCACCTGGTCGCTCGTCGGGCTGGAGCTGGACCGGCCGGAGCTGGGTGACGCCGCGCTGGCCGCGAACTTCACCAACGAGGGCGGCGTCGACGGCACGATCCGGTTCCTGCGCAACGTGATGGGCCTGTGGGTGCTCACCGAGACGCTGCGGACGTGGGCCGCCCGGGGCGAGCGGGTCGAGCTGGCCGAAGTCCTCGCCGAGGCCGCCGCCGCGCCGCCGCTCGCGGCCGTGGTGGACGTGGACGCGCCCGCGTTCCTGCCGCCCGGCGACATGCCGGCGCGCATCGCCGCCGCCTGCCGGGAGACCGGGCAGCGGCCGCCGGGGACCCGTGGTGAGCTGGTCCGGTGCATTGTGGACAGTCTTGCGCTGGCTTACCGCCGCACAGTCCGGAAAGCCGCGGAGCTGGCGGGCCGGACGGTCGACGTGGTGCACGTCGTCGGCGGCGGCACCCGCAACACCCTGCTGTGCCAGCTGACCGCCGACGCGTGCGGCGTCCCGGTGCTGGCGGGCCCGGTCGAGGCGGCGGCGCTCGGCAACGTGCTCGTGCAGGCCCGGACGCTGGGCGAGGAATTGCCGGACCTGGCGGCGATGCGTGAGCTGATCCGCCGGACGCAGCCGCTGCGCCGGTACCTGCCCGCGGGCGGCGACTGGGCCGCCGCCGAAGCCCGGCTGGACACGACGGGGGTGGGCGCGTGAAGGTCGCCGTGATGGTCACCTGCATCAACGACTCGCTGTTCCCCGACACCGGCAAGTCGGTCTTCCGCCTGCTGCGCCGCCTCGGCGTGGACGCGGACTTCCCGGCCGCGCAGACCTGCTGCGCGCAGCCGATGGTCAACACCGGCTACCTCGACGAGGCCGTGCCGGTGGTGCGGACGTTCGTCGACGCCTTCGCGGGCTACGACGCGATCGTCACGCCGTCCGGCTCGTGCGCGGGCTCGGTGCGGCACCAGCACTCGATCGTCGCGCGCCGGGCGGGGGAGGAGCGGCTCGCCTCGGCGGCGCCGCGGGTGTACGAGCTGAGCGAGTTCCTCGTGGACGTGCTGGGCGTGACCGACGTGAACGCCTACTTCCCGCACCGCGCCACCTACCACCCGACCTGCCACTCGCTGCGGATGCTCGGCGTCGGCGACAAACCGCTGCGGCTGCTGCGCGAGGTGCGCGGCCTGGACCTGGTCGAGCTGCCCGCGGCGGCCGAGTGCTGCGGCTTCGGCGGCACGTTCGCGGTGAAGAACGCCGAGACGTCCACGGCCATGGGCGCGGACAAGGCCCGGCACGTCCGTGGTACCGGTGCCGAGGTGCTGGTGGCTGGGGACAGCTCGTGTCTGTTGCACATCGGCGGGCTGTTGTCGCGTGAGCGTAGTGGGGTGCGGGTGATGCACCTTGCCGATGTGCTGGCGTCCACAGAGGAGGAAGCGTGAGTGCGACGTTTGTCGGCATGCCCGCTTTTCCCGAAGCGGCAAGGAAAGCGCTCGCGGACACCCAGCTGCGCCGCAACCTCGCGCACGCCACCGGCACGATCCGCGCCAAGCGTGAGGCCGTCGTCGGGGAGGTGGCCGAGTGGGAGGAGCTGCGGCTGGCCGGGGCGGCGATCAAGGACAACACCCTGCGCCGCCTCGACGAGCACCTGCTGACGCTGGAGGCGTCGCTGCAGGCGCGTGGTGCGACCGTCCACTGGGCGCGCGACGCGGCGGAGGCGTGCGAGATCGTCGCGAGGATCGCGCACGGGCATGGCATCGACGAGGTCGTGAAGGTCAAGTCGATGGCCACGCAGGAGATCGGCCTCAACGAGGCGCTCGCCGCGCACGGCGTCACCGCGTGGGAGACCGATCTCGCTGAGCTGATCGTGCAGCTCGGTGACGATCTGCCCAGCCACATCCTGGTGCCCGCGATCCACCGCAACCGCGCCGAGATCCGGGAGGTCTTCCGCCGGGGCATGGCGGACGCGGGCCGTCCCGCGCCGCCCGGGCTGTCGGACGAGCCGGCCGAGCTGGCCGCCGCCGCGCGGCTGCACCTGCGCGAGAAGTTCCTGCGGGCGCGGATGGCCGTGTCCGGCGCGAACTTCGCGGTGGCCGAGAGCGGCACACTGGTGGTCGTCGAGTCCGAGGGCAACGGCCGGATGTGCCTGACCCTGCCGGAAGTCCTGGTCTCCGTGGTCGGCATCGAGAAGGTCGTGCCCACGTTCGCCGACCTCGACGTGTTCCTGCAGCTGCTGCCGCGTTCGAGCACCGGCGAGCGGATGAACCCGTACACCTCGACCTGGTCCGGCGTCACACCCGGCGACGGGCCGCAGGAGATGCACGTGGTGCTGCTGGACAACGGCCGCACGCGCGCGCTGGCCGACGAGGTCGGCCGTCAGGCACTGCGCTGCATCCGCTGTTCGGCCTGCCTCAACGTTTGCCCGGTGTACGAGCGGACCGGCGGCCACGCCTACGGCTCCGTCTACCCGGGACCGATCGGCGCGATCCTCAACCCGCTGCTGAAGGGCGTCGGCGTCGACGAGCAGACCGATTCGCTGCCGTACGCCTCCACCCTGTGCGGCGCCTGCTTCGAGGCCTGCCCGGTGCGCATCGACATCCCCGAGGTGCTGGTGCACCTGCGGGCGAAAGTCGTCGACGCGCACCGCGAAGGAGTGCCGAAACCCGAAGCGGTGGCGATGAAGTCGGCCGCCTGGCTGCTGTCCGACGCCCGGCGCCTCGGCCTCGCCGAACGTGGGCTGGGCGTCGCGAACCGGGCCCTGACCCGCTTCGGCCGGCGGGTGCTGCCGGGCGGGCGTCGCGCGCTGGGCCGGCTGCCGTGGCCCGGTTCACTGTGGACGAACGCCCGTGACCTGCCCGCTCCGCCACGCGAGTCGTTCCGGGCCTGGTGGCGCAAGGGCGGCCGGCCGTGAGCGCGCGCGAGGAGATCTTGGCCGCGGTCCGTGGCGCGCTGCGGGAAGCGGACCGCACGGAGGCGCCGGTGCCGCGCGGCTACCGAACCGTGACACCGCCGGACGTCGTGGACCTGTTCGCCGAGCGAGTGGTCGACTATCGGGCTTCCTTGACGCGCTGCACGGCGGCCGAGCTGCCCGACGCCGTTCGTGCGGCCCTCGGCCCGGCACGGAAAGTGTTGGTACCGGACGGTTTTCCCATCGAAGTGGCAGGCTCGGCTGACTCGGCGGAGCTGGACACGTTCGACGCCGTCGTCACCACCGCCGCGCTGGGCATCGCGACCACCGGCACGCTGGTGCTGGACCACGGGCCGGGCCAGGGCCGTCGCGCGCTGAGCCTGGTGCCGGACGTGCACGTCTGCGTGCTGCGCCAGGACCGGATCGTGCCGGGGGTGCCGCAGGCCGTGGCGGCACTGGACCCGGCGCGGCCGCAGACCTGGATCAGCGGCCCGAGCGCGACCAGCGACATCGAGCTGACCCGGGTGGAGGGTGTGCACGGGCCGAGGACCCTGCACGTCATCGTCGTCGCGGACTGAGGAGGGGGCGGTGCGCGCGTCGCTGGAACGCGAGGAGATCGCCCTGCTCGCACTGCTCGCCGAAGGCCTGCCGCTGGACGCCATCGCGCGGCGCCTGGACCTGTCCGACCGCACGGTCCGCCGCCGCGTCCGCTCCATCTGCGACCGCCTGGGCCTCGCGACCCCCATCCAGGCCGTGGTGTGGGCCGCCCGCCGCGGGCTGGTGTGAGCAGTAGCATTCGGGGCGACCGGAGCCGGAGGAAGGGGACCGATGCCCGCCGAGCTGGAGCTGATCCGCGCGGAGCTGGTGGCCGACCCGGCCAACGCCTGGGCGCGGGAGCTGGGCTACGAGCCCGTGTACGCGGTGGCGCCGGGCGCGCGGATCGCGCTCATCGGGCAGGCCCCGGGCCGCAAGGCGCAGGAGAGCGGCGTGCCGTGGGACGACGCGAGCGGCGCCAAGCTGCGCGAGTGGCTCGGCGTGACCGACGAGCAGTTCTACGACCCCGCGCTGTTCGCCATCCTGCCGATGGACTTCTACTTCCCGGGCAAGGGCGCCTCCGGCGATCTGCCGCCGCGCAAGGACTTCGCGCCCCGCTGGCACCCGCGGTTCCTCGGCGAGCTGCCGGACATCGCCCTGACGCTCCTGGTCGGCGGCTACGCGCAGAAGTTCTACCTGGGTGCCTCGGCCGGGCCGAACCTGACCGAGACCGTCCGCGCGTACCGGGACCACCTGCCGTCGAAGCTGCCGCTGGTGCACCCGTCACCGCTGAACTTCCGCTGGCAGAAGAAGAACCCGTGGTTCGAGGCCGAGGTGGTGCCCGCGCTGCGCGCGCGGGTGCGCGAGGTGCTCGCCTGAGGCGTTTCCGTCCACATCGGACGGAAACGCCTCAGTCCCGGACGGGCCGGTGCAGCTCGTCCCACGACGGCACGCGCGGGGTGATGCGCAGCGACAGCCCGGCCTCGGCCGGGGTCCGGTCGGCCTTGCGGGCGTTGCAGCTGCGTGCCGTGCCGCCGCACGCCGCGACGGTGTTGAGCCAGCTGGTGCGCTCGCCGCCGCGGGAGAGCGGCAGCACGTGGTCGACCGTGGTGGCGCGGCGGCCGCAGTAGGCGCACGTGTGGCCGTCACGCTGCAGCACGCCCCGGCGCGACCAGCGCGGCGGGCCGGAGTAGCGCCACTTCATCACCACGTAACGCAGCAGCCGCACGACCTTCGGACGCGGGAACAGGCCGCCGAAGTCGGTGCCGTCGGTCTCGTGGACCACGGCGACGTCGCGCACCAGCATGCGTATCGCGTGGGGGACGGACACGGTGTGCAGGGGCTCGTAGCCGGCATTGAGGACCAGTACTCCCATGGCGACGGGCACCTCCCTTCGGGGTTCGGGCCAGCGGTGCTCAGGGGGTGGGGCGGTGTTCAAGGAATGGGCTGTGCTCAAGGGATGGGACAGAGGGGAGGCCACGACCGGAGTCGAACCGGTTTGCGCTGTGTTGCAGACAGCTCCCTGGCCGTTCGGGCACGTGGCCGTGCGGTTTCCCGCCCGGGGATTTCCGGGCGGAACGGGCGGATCGGGGTGGATCAGGGCGGATCGGGAAAAACACCCGTCCGTGAACGAAAAGAGCCGCCCGGCTCGGTTTCCCGACGGGCGGCTCCCTGCGTACGACGCGCTGGGCACGTCACGGCGGGGAGCCTGGGGTCGCTAGGGCACACAACGGGCAGGGCTCGTCGCACACGAAACCGCGCTCGCAGCGCGCCAGGTGCATGGCCTTGCCGGACATTGCGTACTCCTCGTTCGTGGACATGGTCATCATGACCGACGCCGGACCAGGCCGTCAACGCCGATAACGTTGCGATCGCCGGGCCACGCGGGTCGCGCGGGCCCACACATTTCGGCGGACATTTCGGCGGACTGTCCGCCGGGGACGGTCAGCCCGCCCCGCCGGGCGGGGCCGTGTGCAGGAACAGTTCGAACGCGTCCTCGACGGCCGCCGTCAGTGCTTCCGGGTCCGGCCCGGCGACGCTCTTGCCCGCGCGGAAACACGCCAGCGCGAGGTGGGCGGCCAGCGTCGCCTCCCGCTCGGGCATGCCCTGCGCCCGCAGCGTGGTGATCATCGCGTCGGTCAGGTTCAGCAGCTTGCGCTCGCTGCGGTCGTGCAGCTCCGGGTTGTCGGCGACGAGCTGTACGTGCAGGCTGTAGCGCTTCGCGTCGGCCGTGACCGCGTCGCACATCGTGTGGACGGCGGCGCGCGCCTGGTCCAGCGCCTCGCGCAAGGTGGGCGGCTTCGCGGCGGGCTCGGCGCGGAGGCTCAGCAGCCGGTCGACCAGCTCCCGCTCTTCGGCGAACAGCACCTCCTGCTTGTCGCCGAAGTAGCGGAAGAACGTGGTCCGGCCGACCTCCGCGCGTTCGGCGATCTCGGTGACCGTCACGTCCGCGAAACCGCGCTCGGCGAACAGCGAGAAAGCCGCGTCGACGATGGCTTCCTGGGCCCGCCGGCGTTTGCGCTCGCGGAGTGGGGGCAACGGTGGCATGCCTCCAGGCTAGCTGGTCCGGCCCTGAGTCCTGTACGGTACTGAGTACCAATTAGATCTGAGTACCGGAGGTAACCGTGGGCACGAACACCGTGGCGAGCGCCGTGCTGATGACGGGAGCGGGCCGGGGGATCGGGCGGATCGCCGCCGAGCGGGTGCTGCGCGAGCGGCCGGACGTGCACCTGCTGGTGACCGCCCGGGGGAGCGGCGGCCTGCCGCTGGCCGCCGGGCTGGCCGAGGCCACGGGCAACCCGAACGTCTCGGCCGTGTCCTGCGACCTGGCGTCGATGGGGTCGATCCGGCGGGCCGCCGAGGAGGTCGGCGCCCGCCTCGACGCCGGCGAACTGCCGCCGCTGGCCGGTTTCACCGGCAACGCCGGGGTGCAGCTGACCAGCCGGGCCCGGGCGACCGAAGAGGGGCTCGAGCCGACGTTCGCGGTCAACGTGCTGGCGAACTACCTGTTCGTCCGGCTGCTGTGGGACCGGTTCACCGCGCCGGGCCGGATCGTCGTGGTCGGCAGCGACACGCACTTCGGCGACCTGCGGCACAACCTGGGGCTGGTGCCCGCCCCGCGCTGGGAGGGCGTCCGCGAGCTGGCCGCGCCGCGCGAAGGGGCGGAAGCGGAGACGGCGCGCGAGGGCCGGACCGCCTACTCGACCAGCAAGCTGGCGGTGGCCTACCTGGTGCACGCGTTTGCGCGCCGGCTGCCCGACGGCGTCGACGTCTACAGCTTCAACCCCGGCTACGTGCCGGCCACCGGCCTGTTCCGCGACGCCGGCCTCGCCGTCCGCTTCCTCTCGCGCACGCTGATGCAGGGCTTCACCGCGACGCCGTTCGCGCACTCGCCCGCCACGGCCGGCGCCATGCTCGCGAAGGCCGTCGCCGGGCCTCGCCCCGGAGAGACGGGCGCGTACATCGACCGCGACGCCGTCGTCCCCTCCTCGGCCGAGTCCTACGACCACGCCCGCGAGGAAGAGCTGTGGGCGACCGCCGCCCAGCTCTGCGCCCTGCCCGTCGAAGTCGGCTGAATCCCTTTCCGCACAAGGGATTCCGGGCTATCGGCGGTACAGCTTGGTCAGCAGCGCGACCGCCTCGGGGGTGGCCGGGTGCGGGTCCTGGTGAGGCCAGACCAGGTGCACCGGCACGGGCGCGGCGTCGCGGACGCGGCGGTAGACGATGCCGTCCCGGCGGTACTGCGTGACGGTGGAGTGCGGGGTGATCCCGACGCACCGGCCGGTCGCGATGGCGGCGAGCCAGTCGTCGACGTCGTGGGTGTGCTCGACGCGCGGGCGGGCGTCCTCGGGCCACAGGTCGACCGTGGTGGTGCCGGTGCGGCGGTCGATCACCAGCTCGCGCCCGGCGATCTCGGCGAGGGTGACCGTGCGGCGGCGCGCCCACGGGTCGTCGGCCGCCATGGCGCAGTAGCGGGCCTCGTAGCCGACGACGCGGTGGGCGTAGTGGCGGGCGTCGACCGCGGTGCGGAGCACGGCGAGGTCGCACAGGCCCTCGGCCAGGCCGCCGGTCGGGGTGTTGGTGCGGACCACGAGCAGTTCGACGTCCGGGTGCCGGGCGGCCCAGCTCCGCTGGAACCCGGCGGTGTGCCGGCCCAGCGCCGACCACGCGTGCCCGACCCGCACCCGGGTGTGGCCGGTGGTGGCCTCGCGGACCAGTTCGTCGGCGTCGGCCAGCAGGTGCCGCGCGCGGGCGAGGACCTGCACGCCCGCGGTCGTCGGGGCGACGCTGCGGCTCGTGCGGTGCAGCACCCGCACGCCGAGGACCCGTTCCAGCGCGAGCAAAGTCCGCGACACCGCGGCCTGCGACACCCCCAGCTCGATCGCCGCGTCGGTGAACGTGCCGGTGTCGACGATCGCGACCAGGCACCGCAGGTGGCGCAGCTCCAGATCCATGCGTCCAGCGTATAGCCGGGCCGGTTTATGCATTTTGCGCATGGATGGCCGGGGCGCAGGCTCGGGCCATGACCACGACCGAACGCCCGCCGGTGGAGGAGAGCCGCGCCGCCGGCGTGGCGCTGATGCTGGGGAGCGCGCTGGCGAACCAGGCCGGCGCGGCGACCGGGGCGCTGGCCTTCCCGGTGGTCGGCCCCGCCGGGGTGGTGGCGGTGCGGCAGTGGGTGGCCGGCGCGCTGCTGCTGGCCGTGGGACGGCCGCGCCTGCGTTCGTTCACCGCGCGGCAGTGGCGCCCGGTCCTGGCGCTGGCGGCGGTTTTCGGCACGATGAACCTCACGCTGTACACGGCGATCGACCGCATCGGGCTGGGGCTCGCGGTGACGCTGGAGTTCCTCGGCCCGCTCGCGGTGGCGCTGGCCGGCTCGCGCCGCAAGCCGGACCTGGCCTGCGCGCTCGCCGCCGCGGGGGCGGTGGTGGTGCTGGCCCGCCCGCGGCCCACCACGGACTACGCGGGCATCGGGCTGGCGCTGCTGGCCGCGGCCTGCTGGGCCGGCTACATCCTGCTGAACCGGACCGTCGGCCGTCGCCTGCCCGGTGTGCAGGGGACCGCGGCCGCGGCGTGCGCGTCCGGGCTGGCGTACATCCCGATCGGCGTGCTCGCCTTCGCGCACCACCCGCCGACGACGGCCGCGCTCGGGCAGGCGCTCGCCGCCGGGGTGCTGTCCTCGGCCGTGCCGCTCCTGGTCGACCTCCTGGCGCTGCGCCGGGTGCCCGCCGCGTTTTTCGGCATATTCATGAGCGTCAACCCGGTGCTGGCCGCGCTGGTCGGCCTCGTGGTGCTGCACCAGCACCTCGATCCGCTTGCGTGGGCGGCGATCGCGGTCATCGTGGCGGCCAACGCGGCAGTGGCCGGCCGCCGGCACCGTCCGCAAGGCGGCTGACCTCGCGGCCTTCGAGGCGCTCGCCTCCGCCGTGCTTAAAAAGGCTTACGCAGCCCTACTTTCGTGCTGCGAAAAGCTAATACGTATTAGCGTCTTGCCTTCCTCCGGCGTGGCTGCCTAACGTCGTGGCCACGCCGGACGAAGGAGTTCACCGATGGTCTTGTCGCGACGCGGGATGCTGTTCGGGACCGTGGGGCTGGGCGCCACACTGGGGCTGGGGCTCACGTTGCCCGGCGGGATCGCCGCCGCCTCCGTCGCGCCGCCGGCCGGGCCGTTCCCGCCCTTGCCGCCGCTGCCCGCCGGTGACCCGGTGCGCAAGCTGTTCACCCCGCTGGAGCAGCGATTCGGGCCGTACCTGGCGATCCTGCCCGGCATGGTGAACGACGTCGAAGTGACCGACGCCGCGACGCTCGGCTACCTGGGCGGCGGCTGGTGGCGCACCCCGAGCGTGCCGACCAACGCCCGCGTTCAGGAGCACGTGTTCACGCTGAGCTGGTTCCACGCGAACGCACGCTCGTGGAACCCGTACTCCGGCAACGCCGCCCTGCTGAAACGCCTCGACGCGGCGATCGTGCACTACCTCAACCTGCAGCACGCCGACGGGTCGTGGCCGGAGTACAGCGTGACCGAGAAGTCCAAGGCCGCCACCGGGTTCGGCCTCGGCTACCTCGCCAAGACGCTGGCCAACCTGCGCCGGGCGAACGCCCTGCCCACCCGCCGCGGCCAGATCGGCACCGCGCTGCACCAGGGCATGACGTGGTTCCTCGACCCGGCCAACCCGATCTGGGAATCGCCGATCCACTACGCCAACCAGAACACCTCGGGCCTGGCCAGCTCCACGCTCGCGCTGAAGCTGAACCCGGACGCGGCGATGCAGGCCAAGCTGGCCGGCCGCATCGCCTACC
This genomic interval carries:
- a CDS encoding EamA family transporter translates to MTTTERPPVEESRAAGVALMLGSALANQAGAATGALAFPVVGPAGVVAVRQWVAGALLLAVGRPRLRSFTARQWRPVLALAAVFGTMNLTLYTAIDRIGLGLAVTLEFLGPLAVALAGSRRKPDLACALAAAGAVVVLARPRPTTDYAGIGLALLAAACWAGYILLNRTVGRRLPGVQGTAAAACASGLAYIPIGVLAFAHHPPTTAALGQALAAGVLSSAVPLLVDLLALRRVPAAFFGIFMSVNPVLAALVGLVVLHQHLDPLAWAAIAVIVAANAAVAGRRHRPQGG